In Amaranthus tricolor cultivar Red isolate AtriRed21 chromosome 3, ASM2621246v1, whole genome shotgun sequence, a single window of DNA contains:
- the LOC130807706 gene encoding peptidyl-prolyl cis-trans isomerase CYP65 produces MGKKQHSKDRMYITKTEWATEWGGAKSKELHTPFKRLPFYCCALTFTPFEVPVCTQDGCVFDTMHIIPYIRKYGKNPVTGARLELGDLIPLTFHKNSEGEFHCPVLNKVFTEFTHIVAVKTTGNVFCYEAIKELNIKTKNWKELLTDEPFTKSDLITIQNPNELDVKKVLDDFDHVKKGLKVDDEELKKMESDPTYNINVSGDIKQMLAELGTEKGKKTALLGGGGSKAQQERAAALEAILAARSRIVDDSKSNGKTEIRQGYSIVDAASASVHGRSAAAAKAAPAEKTAARIAAHMAGDIAPVNAKLVKSRYTTGAASRSFTSTSFDPVTKNEYEYVKVEKNPKKKGYVQLHTSHGDLNIELHCDITPRTCENFITLCEQGYYNGVIFHRNIRNFMIQGGDPTGTGTGGQSIWGKPFKDEVNSKLLHTGRGVVSMANSGPHSNGSQFFIMYKSAKYLNYKHSVFGMVVGGLTTLAAMEKVPVDDKDRPLEEIKINRVTVFVNPYTEPDEEEEEKPNEDKVQDEENEKVGSWYSNPGTGATDAGAVGGGIGKYYKSRMAQADTTTSEAVTGNTKKRKATVTGDFKDFSGW; encoded by the exons ATGGGAAAGAAACAACACAGTAAAGATCGGATGTACATCACCAAGACTGAATGGGCTACTGAATGGGGAGGTGCCAAGTCTAAAGAGCTTCATACTCCCTTCAAACGTCTCCCTTTTTATTGCTGCGC TCTGACATTTACACCCTTTGAAGTTCCAGTTTGCACTCAGGATGGCTGTGTTTTTGATACAAT GCATATAATACCTTACATTAGGAAGTATGGAAAGAATCCTGTTACTGGAGCGCGACTTGAACTTGGGGATCTTATTCCTCTTACATTCCATAAGAATTCAGAAG GGGAATTTCATTGCCCAGTATTGAACAAAGTCTTCACTGAATTCACTCACATAGTTGCAGTAAAGACCACTGGAAACGTGTTCTGTTATGAG GCAATCAAAGAGTTGAATATCAAAACGAAAAACTGGAAAGAGCTTCTCACAGATGAACCATTTACCAAAAGCGATCTTATAACAATTCAG AATCCTAATGAACTTGATGTGAAAAAAGTTCTCGATGATTTTGATCATGTTAAAAAGGGCTTAAAAGTAGACGATGAAG aattgaaaaaaatggaGTCAGATCCAACCTATAACATAAATGTGAGCGGAGACATCAAGCAGATGCTTGCAGAACTTGGGACtgagaaaggaaaaaaaacggCATTATTGGGAGGAGGTGGAAGCAAGGCGCAGCAAGAAAGGGCGGCTGCACTTGAAGCTATTTTAGCTGCTAGATCACGTATTGTAGATGATTCTAAATCAAATGGAAAGACTGAAATCAGACAGGGTTACAGTATCGTAGATGCTGCATCTGCGTCAGTACATGGAAGAAGTGCTGCTGCTGCAAAAGCTGCGCCAGCTGAAAAAACTGCTGCTCGTATAGCTGCCCACATGGCTGGTGATATAGCTCCAGTGAATGCAAAGCTG GTGAAAAGTCGTTATACAACTGGTGCTGCTTCGAGATCCTTCACTTCGACTTCTTTTGATCCTGTTACCAAAAATGAATATGAATATGTAAAGGTTGAGAAAAATCCTAAGAAAAAAGGATATGTGCAACTGCACACATCCCATGGTGATTTAAATATTGAGTTGCATTGCGATATCACTCCTAGGACATGTGAGAATTTTATTACTCTATGCGAACAAGGATACTACAATGGTGTTATTTTTCACAGAAACATAAG GAATTTCATGATTCAAGGAGGGGATCCAACTGGTACAGGAACAGGGGGTCAATCAATCTGGGGTAAGCCTTTTAAAGACGAGGTGAACTCAAAGCTGCTTCACACTGGAAGAGGTGTCGTTAGTATGGCCAATAGCGGTCCTCACTCCAACGGCTCTCAATTTTTCATCATGTACAAATCTGCAAAGTATCTAAACTACAAGCACTCTGTATTCGGTATGGTAGTTGGTGGCTTGACAACTCTTGCAGCGATGGAAAAAGTTCCCGTGGATGATAAGGACCGGCCTCTG GAAGAGATTAAGATTAATCGTGTGACTGTCTTTGTCAACCCTTATACTGAACCCGacgaagaagaggaagagaaacCCAATGAGGACAAGGTCCAGGATGAAGAAAAT GAAAAGGTAGGATCTTGGTATAGCAACCCTGGCACAGGTGCAACAGATGCTGGGGCTGTCGGTGGCGGAATCGGGAAATACTATAAATCCAGAATGGCTCAAGCCGATACAACTACATCTGAAGCTGTTACTGGTAATACAAAGAAAAGGAAAGCGACCGTTACAGGGGACTTTAAGGATTTTTCTGGCTGGTAA